Part of the Trichoderma asperellum chromosome 1, complete sequence genome is shown below.
CACTCTTATTCGACCGAAATGTCCGCCACAGAGCCTCATGTTTGCCATCACAAAAGTCCATCAACAGGCGAAGGAGTAAAGTTACCCCTGGCGTGCTTCTGAAGCCAACAGTTCTAGACCCTGCCATCCCAATCACTCTCATCGCATCTCGTTCCGCAGTCGGTACACAAGCACAGGGAACATGGACTCTGCTTGCTCCCTGGAAATGTATCCTTCCTCTGTGGTACAGCATCGTCCACTGTCCGCTCGTCTCGGGCGGCAACCCGCGGTTCGCAGGCCTGAACGAGACGATGCAAGTTGCCTTTGAGCGCAGCCTCCCGTGGTTCCCGGCCGACTTCCTCGGCACGGATGCCGGCGCAGAGTGGGAGCTTGAGCGGAGGCGAATACGCAAGAGAGACTGGGCGAAACGCCCCAAGAGCAAGAGGGTTGAGTGGGCATCCCTTAGTTTGGGCGCTGGGCGACAGGGGGAGATAGGTGACGGACATGCTTGCGATTTTGAATTCCTGTTTGGTcttggacagcagcagcatcaggtTCATATCAAAAACTCAAAGCCCCCGCCAGATGGCCATGATTCGGGAGAGGCAATGGACGTCGACCGAGCAGACCCGGAGCCAGCGActgtcaagaagaagggtgTTGGCGTCGACGAATTGCCATATCTCAAGCTGTTGACGAGCATCTCCAAGGCCACATTCAACAGTCTCGTCTCATCGCCTGCGGTCGCACCTTCGCCGCTTCCCCCAAATCCAATCGTCTGCGTCCGGATCTCGCTTCTTTCACGAGGCGTTGTTGGCTCATGCGCGAGAATCTACCGCCTCCCTGCTGTGCCTACTCCCATACCACCATCTTCCGAAATCGAAGTTCCCTCAAGCATACCACCAGAATCACGCTCTCTTCCATCCAATCTCCGTTCGCAGTGGCTTTCTCGCATcccctcatcttcatccaccagctcatcatcctctgcaAAGTCaagccaccaccagcagcagcagcggcagtcgTCTTCGCGTTCTCAGTCCCAACAGACAGACATGGAAGTACGAAAGCGCCTTCTAGCACAGGAGCTTCTCGCTCCGCCGCCAGACTTGGAAACCATCTCGCTGTCGCCCAACCAGTTCGACATTGGAGGGCACCCGCTCGTGCCCGATGCGGAAGATCTCATCGGCTTCGTCAGCACGGGCTCATTTTCTCTTGCCAACGGGCGAGGGGCCGCCATTGGCAGCATAGCTGTGGAGAAGGTGTTGCCGGATGTCAAGGCGAACCCAAAGGAGGGGAGACTGTGTATCGTGAGGAATGCGGGCGAAAATGTCGGCTGGATTGCAAGATGGGATGTCGTTTAGCGTACTTTTTAGATAGAAGCctgggtttttttttgtattgtGTTGCTATCGATGAGCACTTGGTTTcatgagatgatgatgattgctCTCTTGCAACATGGGGTAATAGAGCTGCAGCTAGCCTGGTATCAGTAAGCGCCGTTTCGACTAAAACGGCCGCCTAGTCGAAGATCTCCGGGATGCAGCTGCAACTAGCATCAATATGACGATTTAATAACTAAGCTAGAGTCAGTATTGGGACCCCGTGAAAGGCGCCGTTGACAGAACCGCACAAATTCTGGGGTATAAATATCCAACGGCTCTACCGAAgtaagaacaaaaagaaagaaatcttTCATAAACTCCATCGTGGGCAATCACTTGGTTTATGTCATATTAGCTGCACCACCATACTACCAGCTAGCCTCATTACTATTATCACGCTTGCCTCAGCTTCACGCGAAAAGACAAGAGCCCAAGGGAAAATGGCTTCTTCAAGCGAGAAACCCGAAACAATCACAGGCGGCTGTCTCTGCGGATCGATTCGCTACATTGCGACTTTCCCACCAGACCACGATTTTACCGACAGCGTGAGTTTaaaatctctctctctctctctctctctctattatcCTCTTCCTAAATCCAAAGCGTGAAAAACACCATCCAAGGTTTGTTTGATATTGAAATTGACATAAATGATAACCACAACCCCAGTCAACAACATGCCAATGCGAGCAATGCCGCAAAAACACCGGGTCTCTCATCTTCCACTCCCACAAGCTCCCCAAGTCCGCCGTCGAGTTCACGTCCAAGTCGACGCTCAAGCTCTACTCGGCCACGCCACACTTTGAGCGCGGGTTCTGCAGCAACTGCGGGggcctcctcttctggcAGAGGGACCACGGCGAGGACATCTGCCTCACGGTTGGGTGCTTCGACAGGCCTGTTTTGGAAAAGTACGGGCCCCTGTTGACGTCGGCGAAGAGGCACTTGTTTTGCGAGAGGGAGATTCCTGGCGTCACCGATCATCTACAGGGGGACAAGTATCCAGGTGATTGTGATTGAGCTGTATCTATGTttgaataaataaattttgtATTGTAACTACCTGGTGTAACTCATGTGTATCCCGTAGCATGTTAATTATgccgaaaaaagaaaaagaaaaggcagccGCTGATACATAAGAATAGTCTGCTGAAAtaataaagagagaaaagaataggaataaaaaaaaagaagcatcatTCTCGCTGGTGGTATCAAGCGCAGTTGGCTTATTCCGACGTtgttaaaagaagaaaaaaaagcccataTAACCAAGGATTAAAACTCCAGTCGGGTGTGATATTagaacacacacacacacacacatacacactcATAAAAACCCATCAGTTCtcccttttttgtcttccgTACATGGTGACGATAAATTCCCATCCCAAACAAGTTGGCCAGTCAGAGACATGTCTAGTCTTCTTCACTAATCTCGCTTTCATCATCGTTGTtgttattatagtagtagccgctgttgttgttgttgccatTGTCCTGGTCGTTGTTATCCAGTTGATCAAAAGCATTTTCCAGCTCTTGTTCCAAGTCGTACTCGAAATCACCgccagcctctgcctcgccagcctcttcggcctcttcagcttcctcctcttcctcttggtCAACATCCATGGGTTCTGACTGAGCTTGGCTACCATTCTTGACTGGACTGGGAAGCTTGAATGCCGCCTCGGTATCCTCGTCCAtagcttcctcgtcttcttccacttcggATTCACGCTGATCCATGAAATCATCGAAGCGACGAGCAATGGGAAAGGCGGGCGAGAAATGGTGAGTCGGCCGGGAGGGTGCTTCTGCACCCGGATATTCAATGAGGagatcatcatcgtcgtcttcttcttcttcttcttcgtcatcatcttggtctctcttctttcggGTCTCTTCCGGCTTTGGTGGTTCTGGCACAGGCAGCGCAAGCTCAATCTTTTTGGGCAGAGGCTTCTTTTCAAACTTGCCACCTGATagcctcttctccatatTCTTCATCTCGTGAATTTTTCTCTCGACAGCGCTCTTCTCGACCGTCTTCTTCGCCGTCGGCTTATTCTCAGCCGACTTATCGGTCGGCTTCTTGTCTATTgatttcttctccagcaaCTTCTTCTCTAAcaagagcttcttctccattggcttcttctctttctccaatggcttcttctccttgtcagaagcgagcttcttgtccacgagcttcttctcgacGGGAGGAGGTTTCTTCTCGACGAATATCTTGTCGgcatgcttcttttctcccagcttcttttccaacggcttcttcttctgcattTCCTTGGTCTGTACCGTGATGCTCTTGTCATCGGCCTTTGCCGACGACTTCAGCTTATCCTTGCTTGAAGCACTCTTCTGGTCTGCCGCCTTTTGCGATTGGCCACTTCCCAAGTGAGGGTGTCGCCGGCGCAAATCATCGGGATTGCTGTTTCCAGGAGTGCGCGTGAGGTTCATGTTGAATGTCGAGTCGACCTTGTCGAGGATGAAGGCCTTGCGCTCGGGGTCGAAGTAGAGCACATAGTCGCCATCGTCGGTGGAGCGCGTTCCGGCAAATCCAACTGTTCCTTCGGCACTGGAGAAGTTCAAGTCATACGAGCTCGTCTTGCCGGGGATGGAAGGCTTCAAGCGTGCGTCGGATGGCGGGAAGGCAGGCTTGTGATTATCTGTTTAGCAGAAGCCGATTCGTTAGCAACTCGCTGTTATTGTGTTTGTCCTCTCGGACGGGATACCGCAAGAtgcgaagacgacgacgacgacgacgacgactactactactactactactactacttacaGCGAATGCCAGTAAAGATCTCGTTGGAGGGTTTGCCCAGCAGCCCAACGCCCAGAATCACGGGATAGTTGCCCTTCATTGTCGGGTCGATCAGATCAGCCATGGTGGGCGAGTGACCCGCACCGAGCGAGCGGTAAATGGCCGGAGCAGGTGACGCAAGAAACGGTTCTCAGGCTTGGTCGGTCTAAGTCTTTTTGCTTCGATTTGGTCGGTATTTGGTTGTGAAGACAGAACCTGTCCGGCAACAAACAACCAAGGACTCGGGCACGGCGGCAGTGGTTTGTtatggcgatggcgaagatgacgatgggGAGGATGGGGAGCAGGGCCAAGACCGAGACTTGGAGAGCGACAAGGGTTCGCAGCAACAAGACAAGGGGCGCACAGACTTTGGAGGCGTTCTCCTTCCGCAGCAGGTAGCCTCGCGCCCAGCGGGGGCTTCCGTAAGCTTGAAGCAGTTGAGGcgaatact
Proteins encoded:
- a CDS encoding uncharacterized protein (EggNog:ENOG41), with amino-acid sequence MASSSEKPETITGGCLCGSIRYIATFPPDHDFTDSSTTCQCEQCRKNTGSLIFHSHKLPKSAVEFTSKSTLKLYSATPHFERGFCSNCGGLLFWQRDHGEDICLTVGCFDRPVLEKYGPLLTSAKRHLFCEREIPGVTDHLQGDKYPGDCD
- a CDS encoding uncharacterized protein (EggNog:ENOG41) is translated as MADLIDPTMKGNYPVILGVGLLGKPSNEIFTGIRYNHKPAFPPSDARLKPSIPGKTSSYDLNFSSAEGTVGFAGTRSTDDGDYVLYFDPERKAFILDKVDSTFNMNLTRTPGNSNPDDLRRRHPHLGSGQSQKAADQKSASSKDKLKSSAKADDKSITVQTKEMQKKKPLEKKLGEKKHADKIFVEKKPPPVEKKLVDKKLASDKEKKPLEKEKKPMEKKLLLEKKLLEKKSIDKKPTDKSAENKPTAKKTVEKSAVERKIHEMKNMEKRLSGGKFEKKPLPKKIELALPVPEPPKPEETRKKRDQDDDEEEEEEDDDDDLLIEYPGAEAPSRPTHHFSPAFPIARRFDDFMDQRESEVEEDEEAMDEDTEAAFKLPSPVKNGSQAQSEPMDVDQEEEEEAEEAEEAGEAEAGGDFEYDLEQELENAFDQLDNNDQDNGNNNNSGYYYNNNNDDESEISEED